The stretch of DNA GAGTGTGTTGCAGTAGAGAGTTCTGCAAAATCACAGGTCGATCCGGCTGTAACCAGAATGACTTGCAAGCCCCGAATTTTGGACGGTGGTTTAGCTACAGAACTGGAGGAAAGAGGATTTCAACTACAGGTATTTAAGCTATACAGTAGTACAGTTATCTCACCGTTATCAAGCCTGAACCATCAAATAATTGccatataaattatttaaaactaGAGTGTTTTTTTAGCCTTCTGGccaattatttataaaaaataatttaaataatactaTATAAATATGACTttaattgtatattatatttagacAGATTGTTGGAAGCACACTTAAACAAGCTAAAACATATAGAACACAAAATTGTTTAACTCCTTATACTCTGAGCTTTCTGTACAATTGGACAGGTTTTCAagtaattttaaatatttagaaaaCTGTATGCATTTTTGTGATGTATGTATTGCACAGATAATCCACCAGGGAGCAGCATACACGtatctgatgttttttttttttcttatttatgtaattcagaattatttaaaatatatgttaTTGTTACTATTAGTGTTATTTAGAAATTGTCTTaggtaattaattatttaatgaacACACTGATGATGAAGTGTGAGGTCTCAGAAATCTAAATATGGATCATATAACACTTGGCTTTAAAGGGCTAGACATCTGAATTCATTGTTGAGACATGTGTCTGCAGGAGGAGCCTTTATGGAGTGCTAAAATCCTGCATACAAACCCGAAGGCCATTAAGGATGTACATCACAGGTAATTCCAACATATTCAGTTTGTCCTTCTGTGGGTGTGTGCGCGCCTGTGACAAACATCACATCAGAAACTCTGTCTTTGTAGATATCTTCAGAGTGGATCTGATGTCATTACAACGGCCACATACCAAGCTAGTATGGAAGGATTCATCAAACACCTCGATCTCAAACCTGAGGAGGCTGAACAGCTACTGATGTCAGGGGTTCAAATAGCCAAAGAGACGGCAGCCGACTTTATGTCTAGCTGTACAACAGcaggtgtgtgttagcattgctGTTGCATGTGTATTCAGAAGAATACATTTTCTTCaaaattttactttttacaCTAATAAACTttcacagacagaaaagagCCCTTGGTAGCTGGCTCAGTGGGTCCTTATGGGGCATTTCTGCATGATGGCTCTGAGTACACAGGTAACTATGAGAGCTGGATGAGTATAGAGGTAAGCCACAGAAGAACACTATGCACACGGCAATTATCAAACTCAAACTAGACCTAAAGCTCTGCTCCCTTTTGCTGCAGGAGCTGAAAGACTGGCATCGGCCGCAGGTTCGCTGCTTAGTGGCTGCAGGAGCTGATCTCATCGCAATGGAGACCATACCATGCCTTAAAGAGGCAGAGGCCCTGGTAGAGCTGCTGAGGGAGTTTCCAGATACTAAAGCCTGGCTCTCCTTCTCTTGCAAGGTATCTACCACACTCTTCAGAAACATCAACTCTTCAAATCATATCATAATAGATTGCatatcttacataaatattgaTAGGTATCAGTATTAGGATTATTAGTGGCTTAGTTGTTAGAAGACTAGGTTTGTGACCACTGGGTTGTGGGTACACAAAGCTGCCTCTGTTAGGCCTTTGTGCAAGGCTCTTAACCtgtacagtggtatgaaaaagtttgggcacccctgatcatttattttctttataaatcattggttgttcggatcagaaatttcagttaaatatatcataacacagtgatatttaagaagtgaaatgaagtttataggatttacagaaagtgtgcaataattatttaaacgaAATTAGGCaagtgcataaatttgggcaagAAAATACATCAgtatttagtagatcctccttttgcagaaataacagcctctaaacacTTTATATAGCTTCCAATaagagtctggattctggttgaaagtattttggaccattcttctttgcaaaacattttcagtt from Salminus brasiliensis chromosome 7, fSalBra1.hap2, whole genome shotgun sequence encodes:
- the LOC140560081 gene encoding homocysteine S-methyltransferase YbgG, translating into MTCKPRILDGGLATELEERGFQLQEEPLWSAKILHTNPKAIKDVHHRYLQSGSDVITTATYQASMEGFIKHLDLKPEEAEQLLMSGVQIAKETAADFMSSCTTADRKEPLVAGSVGPYGAFLHDGSEYTGNYESWMSIEELKDWHRPQVRCLVAAGADLIAMETIPCLKEAEALVELLREFPDTKAWLSFSCKDTQCISDGNKFFQAVQVASKSTQLVAVGVNCSPPALVKPLLESAKSYKAPSMSWVVYPNSGEGWDPKTGWKTEERMPFTKLSIEWKEQGALWIGGCCRIGPADITELRSLLI